The Trinickia acidisoli genome includes a window with the following:
- a CDS encoding CpaF family protein produces MFGQKHRSPPREPTLAAELGQAGAAALHDADALDLLDRPLPTASTGTPSSARSEQQAMSDDSAGERPTSDRSDAERAAASQAAGRTQTLIRTDAFRLIRSRVLSQMNVSAAVMQTRDHAQMELARTVAGIIESERLKMTMTEQSQIIDEMLNDMFGVGPIEPLLADDSVTDILVNGADQVYVERYGKLELTPLKFRDNAHVVNVAQRIAASIGRRVDESSPMVDARLPDGSRVNVVLPPLAIRGACIAIRKFAKRDITLARMTAHGGLSRAMARTLEIASACRLNIVISGGTGSGKTTLLNAMSHFIDVRERIVTIEDAAELQLQQPHVVSLETRPENAEGVGAVSQRDLVRNALRMRPDRIILGETRGPEAFDVLQAMNTGHDGSMTTIHANTPRDTITRLESMVIMANGNLPLISIRRQIASAVQLIVQTERMRDGVRRVTHITEIVGLEGEVILTQDLFTFKYDDGATSEHVRGRFEGSALRPAFAAQAAHFGLEESLIKAIHT; encoded by the coding sequence ATGTTCGGCCAAAAACATCGTTCGCCGCCGCGCGAACCCACGCTTGCGGCAGAGCTCGGGCAAGCGGGCGCCGCTGCGCTACACGACGCCGATGCGCTCGATCTGCTCGATCGTCCGCTGCCCACCGCATCGACGGGCACGCCTTCCTCGGCCCGTTCGGAACAGCAGGCGATGTCCGACGATTCGGCGGGCGAGCGACCCACGTCCGACCGTTCCGATGCCGAAAGAGCCGCCGCGTCCCAAGCCGCCGGCCGCACGCAAACGCTGATACGCACGGATGCGTTTCGCCTGATCCGCTCGCGGGTTCTATCGCAGATGAACGTCTCGGCCGCCGTCATGCAAACGCGGGACCACGCGCAGATGGAGCTGGCGCGCACCGTCGCCGGAATCATCGAGAGCGAGCGTCTGAAGATGACGATGACCGAGCAGTCGCAGATCATCGACGAGATGCTCAACGACATGTTCGGCGTCGGCCCGATCGAGCCGCTGCTCGCCGACGACAGCGTCACCGACATTCTCGTGAACGGGGCCGACCAAGTCTACGTCGAGCGCTACGGCAAACTCGAACTCACGCCGCTGAAGTTTCGCGACAACGCGCACGTCGTCAACGTCGCGCAACGTATTGCGGCTTCGATCGGCCGACGTGTCGACGAAAGCAGCCCGATGGTCGATGCGCGCCTGCCCGACGGCAGCCGCGTCAACGTCGTGCTGCCGCCGCTCGCGATCCGAGGCGCCTGCATCGCGATCCGTAAGTTCGCCAAGCGCGACATCACGCTCGCGCGCATGACGGCGCACGGCGGCCTGTCGCGCGCGATGGCACGCACGCTCGAAATCGCGAGCGCGTGCCGGCTCAACATCGTCATCTCGGGCGGCACGGGCTCGGGCAAGACGACGCTGCTCAATGCGATGTCGCACTTCATCGACGTGCGCGAGCGCATCGTGACCATCGAAGACGCCGCGGAATTGCAACTGCAGCAGCCACACGTCGTCAGCCTCGAAACGCGCCCGGAAAACGCCGAGGGCGTAGGTGCCGTATCGCAGCGCGATCTGGTGCGCAATGCACTGCGGATGCGCCCGGACCGCATCATTCTGGGCGAGACGCGCGGCCCCGAAGCGTTCGACGTGCTGCAAGCAATGAACACGGGCCACGACGGCTCGATGACGACGATCCACGCCAACACGCCGCGCGATACGATCACTCGGCTCGAAAGCATGGTCATCATGGCCAACGGAAATTTACCGTTGATTTCGATTCGCCGTCAGATCGCGAGCGCCGTGCAGCTCATCGTCCAAACCGAACGCATGCGCGACGGCGTCAGGCGCGTCACGCACATCACCGAAATCGTCGGCCTGGAAGGCGAAGTCATCCTCACGCAGGATCTATTCACGTTCAAATACGACGACGGCGCCACCAGCGAGCACGTCCGCGGGCGTTTCGAGGGCTCCGCGCTACGCCCCGCTTTCGCAGCACAGGCGGCGCATTTCGGGCTCGAGGAAAGTCTCATCAAGGCGATCCACACATGA
- a CDS encoding type II secretion system F family protein — protein sequence MTLTLVDAMLSIAVIAITAALIARARSADARIARRALALVTEQRTDLAMQPPQRSLVRRIEARFAALGEQLPIFEGAPRNDLAKRLTRAGFRGPRAVSVLIGIKIVGGLIAAAAAFVGSAHTPFIERWFVMRLATTAALLMIGMMLPEFSLQAYARRRQKKIAGALPDALDLLVICTNAGHSLAASIVRIAEEMRDIAPALAQELDTTAQELRLDGDSVSVLRNLAERVDVASLRTLATTLAQSQRYGTPVTQALQVLARAERNEHMHLLEERAARLSIKITLPMMFFILPTVILIAAGPAALRLMTVFK from the coding sequence ATGACGCTCACACTCGTCGACGCCATGCTCTCGATTGCGGTGATCGCGATCACGGCCGCGCTGATCGCGCGCGCGCGCAGTGCCGACGCGCGCATCGCACGCCGCGCGCTGGCGCTCGTGACCGAGCAGCGGACCGACCTCGCCATGCAACCGCCGCAGCGCTCGCTCGTTCGACGCATCGAGGCGCGCTTCGCCGCGCTCGGCGAGCAACTGCCGATCTTCGAGGGCGCCCCTCGCAACGATCTCGCGAAGCGCCTCACGCGAGCGGGCTTTCGCGGCCCACGCGCCGTGTCCGTGCTGATCGGCATCAAAATCGTCGGTGGGCTCATCGCTGCCGCGGCCGCATTCGTCGGCAGCGCGCACACTCCGTTCATCGAACGATGGTTCGTGATGCGGCTCGCCACGACCGCGGCGCTCTTGATGATCGGCATGATGCTGCCCGAGTTCTCCTTGCAAGCCTACGCGCGCCGACGTCAGAAGAAGATCGCCGGAGCGTTGCCCGACGCACTCGATCTGCTCGTCATCTGCACGAACGCCGGGCATAGCCTGGCCGCGAGCATCGTTAGGATTGCTGAAGAAATGCGGGACATCGCGCCCGCGCTCGCTCAAGAACTCGACACGACGGCCCAGGAACTTCGGCTCGACGGCGACAGCGTATCCGTACTGCGCAATCTCGCCGAGCGCGTCGATGTCGCCTCGCTGCGCACGCTCGCGACGACGCTGGCACAGTCCCAGCGCTACGGCACACCGGTCACGCAGGCGCTGCAAGTGCTCGCGCGCGCCGAGCGCAACGAGCACATGCATCTGCTCGAAGAGCGCGCCGCGCGGTTGTCGATCAAGATCACGCTGCCCATGATGTTCTTCATTTTGCCGACGGTCATTCTCATTGCGGCCGGGCCAGCCGCGCTTCGCCTGATGACGGTGTTCAAATGA
- a CDS encoding CpaD family pilus assembly lipoprotein codes for MRSPSSLITHGIAAIPLALLSACMSTPPSLSLPDASVIRVEDGKAVAPDCAQLATTRDFLDAGEARATVSLGCATYTNLAAMLVRPADLTAPVPFGGSDPDLAASAVRRYETDKLAPLPEANTSNVNR; via the coding sequence ATGCGTTCACCTTCTTCTCTCATCACGCACGGTATCGCCGCCATACCGTTAGCACTCCTAAGCGCTTGCATGTCGACGCCGCCTTCTTTGAGCCTGCCGGATGCGTCGGTGATCCGCGTCGAAGACGGTAAGGCCGTGGCGCCGGACTGCGCGCAGTTGGCCACCACGCGCGACTTCCTCGATGCCGGCGAGGCGCGCGCCACCGTGTCGCTCGGCTGCGCCACCTACACCAATCTCGCGGCGATGCTCGTGCGCCCGGCCGACCTCACGGCGCCGGTGCCGTTCGGCGGCAGCGACCCCGATCTCGCCGCAAGTGCCGTGCGCCGTTACGAGACCGACAAGCTCGCGCCGTTGCCCGAAGCCAACACGTCGAACGTCAACCGGTAA
- a CDS encoding type II secretion system F family protein — protein MSAANVFGFAVFAAVIFLGLIAQTAAKALRTRPAALMRARLATIDQAPGTVEEVAQATALFREPGRHLRVWARLDERLLRFETVGGKSGLRLSLAASVGSVFVALATSRIDVVPVWATAILAVLLPIVTLLGTFRFFAERLRMRLLNVFPDALDLMVRAVRTGVPVMRALEIVADECAPPIAGEFRQIADALHLGIELETVLASAMKRLRIPEFSFFCVALLLQRETGGPLGETLEGLADIIRARKDIKLKTRALTAESRLASRIIACVPLVIFGALYVINRDYVRVLTDTRAGHLILVTAASLLTFGLLVIQRLGRLDTSR, from the coding sequence ATGAGCGCGGCCAACGTCTTCGGCTTTGCCGTTTTCGCCGCGGTGATCTTCCTCGGCTTGATCGCGCAAACCGCTGCCAAGGCGTTGCGCACGCGGCCGGCCGCGCTCATGCGCGCGCGACTCGCCACGATCGACCAGGCGCCGGGCACCGTCGAAGAGGTTGCGCAGGCGACGGCGCTCTTTCGCGAACCGGGCCGGCACCTGCGCGTGTGGGCGCGGCTCGACGAACGGCTGCTGCGCTTCGAAACCGTGGGCGGCAAGTCGGGCTTGCGGCTGTCGCTGGCGGCATCGGTCGGCAGCGTGTTCGTTGCGCTGGCAACCAGCCGCATCGACGTCGTCCCGGTGTGGGCGACGGCGATACTCGCCGTCTTGCTGCCGATCGTCACGCTGCTCGGCACCTTCCGCTTCTTCGCCGAGCGGCTGCGCATGCGCTTGCTCAACGTCTTCCCCGACGCGCTCGATCTGATGGTGCGCGCCGTTCGTACGGGCGTGCCGGTCATGCGCGCGCTCGAAATCGTCGCCGATGAGTGCGCGCCGCCCATTGCCGGGGAATTTCGCCAGATCGCCGATGCATTGCACCTGGGCATCGAACTCGAGACGGTGCTCGCCAGCGCGATGAAGCGGCTTCGCATTCCCGAATTTTCGTTCTTCTGCGTCGCCCTGCTGCTGCAACGGGAAACGGGCGGCCCGCTAGGCGAGACGCTCGAAGGCCTTGCGGACATCATCCGCGCGCGCAAGGACATCAAGCTGAAGACACGTGCGTTGACGGCCGAGAGCCGACTCGCCAGTCGCATCATCGCGTGCGTGCCGCTCGTCATCTTCGGCGCGCTCTATGTCATCAATCGGGACTACGTGCGCGTCCTCACCGATACGCGCGCAGGCCACCTCATTCTCGTCACCGCCGCGTCGCTGCTCACCTTCGGGTTGCTCGTCATTCAGCGATTGGGCCGATTGGACACCTCGCGATGA
- a CDS encoding AAA family ATPase codes for MNPLLKLAPSPRKHAFVANFVAFVGDEQSEKLVTRFTEEHNVAFPYVTTGSVDDAIAHLTKMSRSPAHLIVDVSGVAMPLSELDRLAAVCEPSVSVVVIGERNDVGLFRSLLELGVHDYLVKPLTPELLRRAVSVNRDAAPVRQPRMGKVIGLTGTRGGVGATAVATSLAYHLATVAHRRIALIDLNLYGGTMNTRLGLKSNNGLVDLLRDTDRLDPKLVERSLVAHGNRLFVLSAELPYGETFHLQDGALKGVLDRLKPHFHYVLLDIPSQGHPLAQAALPETQVLYLLADATVHSAREVLRLTRLAEGLDRPPSTSVLLNASHGTDGGRLKAADFALSIGRRVLLDIPFDGAMPVAAENLGQPINSGKSRFYDAIVSLTASLTGQQSAAPPPWRSKWLARRTR; via the coding sequence ATGAATCCGCTCCTGAAACTGGCCCCCTCGCCTCGCAAGCATGCGTTCGTCGCGAACTTCGTCGCATTCGTCGGAGACGAACAGAGCGAGAAACTCGTCACGCGCTTCACCGAGGAGCACAACGTCGCGTTCCCTTACGTGACGACCGGCAGCGTGGACGATGCGATCGCGCATCTGACGAAGATGTCGCGTTCCCCCGCCCATCTGATCGTGGACGTCTCCGGCGTCGCGATGCCGCTCTCCGAGCTCGATCGATTGGCTGCGGTTTGCGAGCCGTCCGTGTCGGTCGTCGTCATCGGCGAGCGCAACGACGTCGGCCTGTTTCGCAGCTTGCTCGAACTCGGCGTACATGACTACCTCGTCAAGCCGTTGACGCCCGAGTTGCTGCGGCGAGCGGTCAGCGTCAACCGCGACGCCGCGCCCGTTCGCCAACCGCGCATGGGCAAAGTGATCGGCCTGACCGGCACACGCGGCGGCGTGGGTGCAACCGCCGTCGCGACGAGCCTTGCCTATCATCTCGCGACGGTCGCGCATCGCCGCATCGCGCTCATCGATCTGAATCTCTACGGCGGCACGATGAACACGCGGCTCGGCCTCAAGAGCAACAACGGCCTCGTCGATCTGCTGCGCGACACCGACCGCCTCGATCCGAAGCTCGTGGAGCGCTCGCTCGTCGCGCACGGCAATCGTTTGTTCGTCTTGTCGGCCGAGTTGCCTTACGGAGAAACCTTTCACCTTCAGGATGGGGCGCTCAAGGGCGTACTCGATCGGCTCAAACCGCACTTCCATTACGTGCTGCTCGACATTCCGAGCCAAGGCCATCCGCTCGCGCAAGCGGCGCTACCCGAAACGCAGGTCCTCTACCTGCTCGCGGATGCGACCGTTCACAGCGCGCGCGAAGTACTGCGCCTCACGCGGCTAGCGGAAGGGCTCGACCGTCCACCGTCCACTTCGGTGCTGCTCAACGCGTCGCACGGCACCGACGGCGGGCGCTTGAAGGCGGCCGATTTCGCCCTATCCATCGGGCGCCGCGTGCTGCTCGACATCCCGTTCGACGGCGCCATGCCCGTCGCCGCGGAAAACTTAGGACAACCCATCAATTCGGGAAAGTCGCGCTTTTATGACGCCATCGTCTCGCTGACCGCTAGTTTGACCGGGCAACAAAGCGCGGCGCCGCCGCCGTGGCGTTCAAAGTGGCTGGCAAGGAGGACGCGCTGA